The Bacteroidota bacterium genome contains the following window.
TACCTCTATTGCTTGCCCGCATTTCTATCTGGTCAAATATTTCGTGAACCATTTCATTGATGTCAAACCGTTCCATTTCAGGTTGGTTCTCCCCGCTTTCCAGTTTAGAAATATTGATGAGGTCTTGTACCAAGTCCCCCATCCTATCGGCACTTTTGGCGGCCTTCTCTAAAAATTTGATATTCACCTCTGGGTCGTTGATAGCACCGTCAATTAAAGTATGTATATATCCTTGCAAATTAAAAATAGGTGTCTTTAATTCATGACTCACATTGCCCAAAAACTCACGCCTGAAAGCTTCTTGCGTGCGTAGCTCTTCCAATTCGATATTGCTACGGGCCATCCAGCCTATTACCTCATTGTTCACTTCGCCAATGGGGTCCGATTCCAAATTAATCCTTTTAATAATGGGGCTGCCCTTCTTATGACTTTTCACATCGTGAATGGTTTTATATATCAATTTTATTTTACGATATATAAATACTTCCAAGGCATAGTATACCGCCACAAAAGACGATAAGGCGATAATACCAAAGAGAAATACGGCTACATTAAATTTATGCGAGATAATAAATGCCACGGTACTGCCCACAAAAGCCACAATAAATGCGGTGAGCAGCGAAATCATGGTGGGTGTGGGGTTGCGGAACATGTGGGATTGTGAATGCAAA
Protein-coding sequences here:
- a CDS encoding ATP-binding protein, with translation MFRNPTPTMISLLTAFIVAFVGSTVAFIISHKFNVAVFLFGIIALSSFVAVYYALEVFIYRKIKLIYKTIHDVKSHKKGSPIIKRINLESDPIGEVNNEVIGWMARSNIELEELRTQEAFRREFLGNVSHELKTPIFNLQGYIHTLIDGAINDPEVNIKFLEKAAKSADRMGDLVQDLINISKLESGENQPEMERFDINEMVHEIFDQIEMRASNRGINLRIKDGCDEAFWVEADKSQIRQVLVNLIVNAVQYGKDNGQVSIGFYEMGEHILTEVADDGEGIDKEHLPRLFERFYRADKGRSRDEGGTGLGLSIVKHIIEAHEQTIHVRSTDGKGTTFGFTLDKA